The following proteins are encoded in a genomic region of Actinomycetota bacterium:
- a CDS encoding NADH-quinone oxidoreductase subunit L, translated as MAWLPVFVPVAGTAMVLLFRRRRRLLGPIAVAALAGTLAVAVVAAFAGSTASWDWGAGIALQLSVEGAARPMVVLVPLVALPIVGFTAASLRRDPALARLLGLMVAFVGAMELLVVAADFLTLLIGWELVGAASWSLIGHEWRDPNRPRSAKEAFITTRFGDLGLYLAAGAAFAATGSFRYSDLAASSDPRWLAIAAGGVLVAAAAKSAQVPFSPWLFSAMAGPSPVSALLHSATMVAAGAYALIRLEPIFSQVPWFPPTVIGLGLVTALAGGVVALVQTDFKRALAGSTSAQYGLMLIAIGAGFTAAGMGQLTAHAFFKALLFLGAGVALHTGGTLDLGSLRLGSALPKVALLFGVGAAALAAIPPLGGAFTKEAVLAAAFDAGVWVGAGTVVAGLLSVLYASRLHLLGYGPGPTQTSGERPGVGELLAIGALATITLLLGALWLPGGEKLLETVASGRIAGGEPWELWVSLGVIALGLAIIAALWKRHRLVDLGIPDRLRAAVADWWGLPTAGRVVIVDPVLRLSEGLRITDRSVVDALVLGTARTATRVSASLRRSAERVIDGGVHVIAGGVLRTADTSRSVDDEAVDGTVEGIALGIGIAGEQSRKLQTGMSYHYYTILVIGAALIIFVTVLWR; from the coding sequence ATGGCCTGGCTGCCAGTTTTCGTGCCGGTAGCGGGTACCGCCATGGTGCTCCTATTCCGGCGTCGGCGCAGACTTCTGGGTCCCATCGCCGTCGCCGCGCTCGCAGGGACGCTCGCCGTCGCCGTCGTCGCCGCGTTCGCGGGTTCGACGGCATCCTGGGACTGGGGTGCAGGTATCGCCCTCCAACTCTCCGTCGAGGGTGCCGCCCGTCCCATGGTGGTGCTCGTACCGTTGGTGGCGCTACCGATCGTGGGTTTCACCGCTGCAAGCCTCCGCCGTGATCCGGCGCTCGCCCGCCTTCTTGGGCTCATGGTCGCCTTTGTCGGGGCCATGGAGCTGCTGGTGGTCGCCGCCGATTTCCTCACGTTGCTCATCGGCTGGGAACTGGTCGGTGCGGCATCCTGGTCACTCATCGGTCACGAGTGGCGCGACCCGAACCGGCCCCGTTCGGCGAAGGAGGCGTTCATCACGACGCGCTTCGGAGACCTGGGGCTGTACCTCGCCGCCGGCGCCGCCTTTGCAGCGACAGGCAGCTTCCGGTACAGCGACCTCGCCGCTTCATCCGACCCCCGCTGGCTGGCCATCGCCGCCGGCGGGGTGCTCGTGGCGGCCGCAGCGAAATCCGCCCAGGTTCCCTTCTCTCCCTGGTTGTTCTCGGCGATGGCAGGCCCCTCCCCCGTATCGGCGCTACTCCATTCGGCGACGATGGTGGCCGCGGGCGCCTATGCACTCATCCGGCTCGAGCCGATCTTCTCGCAGGTTCCGTGGTTCCCACCGACCGTCATCGGACTTGGCCTCGTCACCGCGCTGGCGGGCGGTGTGGTGGCACTCGTCCAGACCGACTTCAAGAGAGCGCTGGCAGGCTCCACGTCCGCCCAGTACGGATTGATGCTGATAGCGATCGGTGCCGGTTTCACCGCAGCCGGCATGGGTCAGCTCACCGCCCACGCCTTCTTCAAAGCACTCCTGTTCCTCGGTGCGGGCGTGGCACTCCACACGGGAGGCACACTGGATCTTGGCTCGCTCCGTCTCGGCTCGGCCCTGCCGAAAGTGGCGCTCCTGTTCGGTGTCGGTGCGGCTGCGTTGGCTGCCATCCCTCCTCTGGGCGGCGCCTTCACCAAGGAAGCCGTCCTAGCCGCAGCCTTCGACGCCGGCGTCTGGGTCGGGGCGGGAACGGTCGTTGCCGGACTCTTGTCCGTCCTGTACGCAAGCCGCCTTCACCTGCTCGGCTATGGGCCAGGCCCCACACAGACCAGTGGCGAACGTCCGGGGGTCGGCGAGCTTCTCGCGATCGGCGCACTCGCCACGATCACGTTGCTCCTCGGTGCACTCTGGCTCCCTGGAGGAGAGAAGCTTCTCGAGACGGTCGCATCGGGCCGGATCGCAGGGGGGGAGCCGTGGGAACTGTGGGTATCTCTGGGAGTCATCGCTCTCGGGTTGGCGATCATCGCCGCGCTCTGGAAACGCCACCGCCTCGTCGATCTCGGGATTCCCGACCGTCTCCGTGCCGCAGTGGCCGACTGGTGGGGCTTGCCGACGGCAGGACGCGTCGTGATCGTCGACCCTGTGCTGCGCCTGTCCGAAGGCCTCAGGATCACGGACCGCTCCGTCGTGGACGCACTCGTGCTGGGCACTGCTCGCACAGCCACTCGTGTGTCGGCTTCTCTGCGCAGGAGCGCGGAACGGGTCATCGATGGAGGCGTGCACGTGATAGCCGGCGGCGTGCTGCGCACGGCGGACACATCACGATCCGTGGATGACGAGGCCGTCGACGGGACCGTCGAAGGAATCGCCCTCGGAATCGGCATCGCCGGCGAGCAGAGCCGAAAGCTCCAAACCGGCATGTCCTACCACTACTACACGATCCTCGTGATCGGCGCCGCCCTCATCATCTTCGTGACCGTTCTCTGGAGGTAG
- the nuoK gene encoding NADH-quinone oxidoreductase subunit NuoK, whose translation MSLEALLVVAAAIFGVGIYGALSQQSFVMIMMGLELMLNATILAVAAFWWGSTGGNPEGQLLVIVVMTAMAIEAAIGFALVANVYRARKADITEKLKRLRN comes from the coding sequence GTGAGCCTTGAAGCACTCCTTGTCGTGGCTGCCGCCATCTTCGGCGTCGGTATCTACGGTGCTCTCAGCCAGCAGTCCTTCGTCATGATCATGATGGGACTCGAGTTGATGCTGAACGCCACCATCCTGGCCGTCGCCGCTTTCTGGTGGGGTTCCACCGGCGGCAACCCGGAAGGCCAACTCCTCGTGATCGTGGTCATGACGGCCATGGCCATCGAGGCGGCGATCGGTTTCGCGCTGGTGGCGAACGTGTACCGGGCACGAAAGGCCGACATCACCGAGAAGCTGAAGAGGCTCCGAAACTGA
- a CDS encoding NADH-quinone oxidoreductase subunit J, whose protein sequence is MSGGWPTDVLFWAFSAMAVISAILVFVTDSMVRAAYWLMASFVAVGAILVTLNAQFLGLILILMMAGEMTIMAIFMVMFMMNPAGLNPMLMVHQHRTAILSGVGSFLALATVGLFAEFPDRPAAIVGPAIVPLGQELLGTSMLVFESAGVALLAVMIGAIALVSHRGRYGDAEQGSEEPPLEVETSQ, encoded by the coding sequence GTGAGCGGCGGATGGCCGACCGACGTGCTCTTCTGGGCCTTCTCGGCGATGGCCGTGATCTCGGCGATCCTCGTGTTCGTGACCGACTCGATGGTGCGGGCGGCGTACTGGTTGATGGCGTCGTTCGTAGCGGTCGGAGCCATTCTCGTCACGCTCAACGCGCAGTTTCTCGGCCTCATCCTCATCCTGATGATGGCCGGGGAAATGACCATCATGGCGATCTTCATGGTGATGTTCATGATGAACCCGGCCGGTCTGAACCCGATGCTCATGGTGCACCAACATCGCACGGCAATCCTCTCTGGCGTCGGTTCGTTCCTGGCCCTGGCAACCGTCGGATTGTTCGCCGAGTTTCCGGATCGTCCGGCAGCCATCGTCGGGCCGGCCATCGTCCCCCTTGGCCAGGAACTCCTCGGGACGTCGATGCTCGTGTTCGAATCTGCCGGCGTGGCACTCCTCGCCGTCATGATCGGAGCGATCGCGCTCGTCTCTCACCGTGGACGGTACGGGGACGCCGAACAGGGCTCCGAAGAACCTCCACTCGAAGTGGAGACGAGCCAGTGA
- a CDS encoding NADH-quinone oxidoreductase subunit H has product MNPATAILFTGGVLGAGVYIVSVLDRLLAGTAAGNREGTAALLLDPFRSVALLMSQRRTVTERPDREAWALAPALLAGLAAVAFTAIPLTPGLAIADVPVGIVLFGAALVQVMVAVFLHGWSSNSIFPLIGGYRFAALALSVGIPFSLVLITTAIPAESLSVGVIISSQAELWNVLRQPLGLPIYLLTALGFAFWGPFQHPDAADLAGGSQTETSGTALLAWRTARAALLVSAAAMGSAAFLGGPLGPWLPGWAWSILKTVALLAVMIWFGHRTARPRMENVVKFGWLVLLPLALVDVFVSGALTL; this is encoded by the coding sequence GTGAACCCGGCCACTGCAATCCTCTTCACGGGCGGGGTCCTCGGCGCCGGTGTGTACATCGTGTCGGTGCTCGACCGACTCTTGGCCGGCACGGCGGCCGGGAACCGCGAGGGTACCGCTGCGCTCCTTCTCGACCCCTTCCGCAGCGTTGCTCTCCTCATGTCGCAACGCAGGACCGTCACCGAACGGCCCGACCGGGAGGCTTGGGCGTTGGCACCGGCTTTGCTCGCCGGCCTCGCGGCGGTGGCCTTCACCGCGATCCCACTCACCCCGGGGCTCGCCATCGCCGACGTGCCCGTCGGCATCGTTCTCTTCGGTGCAGCCCTGGTCCAGGTGATGGTGGCGGTCTTCCTGCACGGTTGGTCGTCGAACTCGATCTTTCCGCTGATCGGCGGATACCGGTTCGCAGCGTTGGCCCTCTCCGTGGGGATCCCGTTCTCCCTGGTGCTCATCACAACGGCCATACCCGCCGAATCCCTGTCCGTAGGAGTCATCATCAGCTCCCAGGCGGAATTGTGGAACGTGCTCCGCCAGCCGCTCGGCCTGCCCATCTACCTCTTGACGGCGCTCGGATTCGCGTTTTGGGGACCCTTTCAGCATCCCGATGCCGCCGACCTCGCAGGTGGCTCACAGACCGAGACGTCGGGAACGGCACTGCTCGCGTGGCGGACGGCGAGAGCCGCACTCCTCGTCTCGGCCGCCGCCATGGGATCGGCCGCATTCCTGGGTGGCCCTCTCGGCCCTTGGCTCCCCGGCTGGGCATGGTCGATCCTCAAGACGGTCGCCTTGCTGGCCGTCATGATCTGGTTCGGTCATCGGACCGCTCGTCCGAGAATGGAGAATGTCGTGAAGTTCGGCTGGCTGGTGCTCCTCCCTCTTGCCCTCGTAGACGTCTTCGTCTCGGGAGCGTTGACACTGTGA
- a CDS encoding NADH-quinone oxidoreductase subunit A, with translation MASLGAALVVFLAAGLAVVGTRWVGDRLNPVLTTAPERVPSAGGVEPDFHAWNRFHTRYYAMALLFLAFDMEMVFMYPWAVVFVREGLLSLVEMLMFILILVVGIVYAWRERGFEWA, from the coding sequence ATGGCATCTCTCGGAGCTGCGCTCGTAGTGTTCCTGGCAGCCGGGCTTGCAGTCGTCGGCACCCGATGGGTGGGTGATCGGCTCAACCCCGTACTGACAACCGCGCCCGAGCGCGTTCCGTCCGCCGGAGGTGTGGAACCGGATTTCCACGCATGGAACCGGTTCCACACCCGCTACTACGCGATGGCGTTGCTCTTCCTGGCTTTCGACATGGAGATGGTCTTCATGTACCCGTGGGCAGTCGTGTTCGTGCGGGAGGGACTCCTCTCACTGGTCGAGATGCTGATGTTCATCCTCATCCTGGTCGTAGGAATCGTGTACGCCTGGCGTGAGCGAGGGTTCGAATGGGCCTGA
- a CDS encoding YHS domain-containing protein: protein MKMKDPVCGMTIEMDDAVGTSAYEGTTYYFCSNDCKEEFDENPKDYVA from the coding sequence ATGAAAATGAAAGACCCGGTCTGCGGCATGACCATTGAGATGGACGATGCCGTCGGCACGAGCGCGTACGAAGGGACGACCTACTACTTCTGTTCGAACGACTGCAAAGAAGAGTTCGACGAGAACCCGAAGGACTACGTCGCCTGA
- a CDS encoding ABC transporter ATP-binding protein: MSDDPNVTLVTSGGPVDRLVGAPVVLEARSVMKSYVRGWRRRPLRVLRGADLELHAGEIVGLVGENGSGKSTFMKILVGALDRDGGELVRTGTFGYCPQEPVLYERLTCDEHFELFGHAYDLDPGVSDRNRDEIYERFGFEAYRDVLVEELSGGTRAKLNLGVALLADPQILLLDEPYAGFDWDTYLRFWELTAERRDAGRSVLIISHFVADEGRFDRIVELRDGRAVER; encoded by the coding sequence ATGAGTGACGACCCGAATGTGACGCTGGTGACGTCAGGCGGACCGGTCGATCGGCTGGTGGGCGCCCCGGTCGTACTCGAGGCGCGCTCGGTGATGAAGAGCTATGTCAGGGGATGGCGGAGGAGGCCGCTCAGGGTCCTTCGGGGCGCCGATCTGGAACTCCATGCGGGAGAGATCGTGGGTCTCGTGGGAGAGAACGGCTCCGGCAAGTCCACCTTCATGAAGATTCTCGTAGGCGCGCTCGATCGTGATGGCGGTGAACTCGTCCGAACGGGAACCTTTGGGTACTGCCCGCAAGAGCCTGTCTTGTATGAGCGACTCACCTGTGACGAGCATTTCGAGTTGTTCGGACACGCCTACGATCTCGATCCCGGAGTCAGCGATCGAAATCGTGACGAGATCTACGAACGGTTCGGATTCGAAGCGTACCGGGACGTTCTCGTGGAGGAGTTGTCCGGTGGCACCCGCGCCAAGCTGAATCTCGGCGTCGCGCTCCTGGCGGATCCGCAGATACTGTTGCTTGACGAGCCCTATGCGGGGTTCGACTGGGATACGTACCTGCGTTTCTGGGAGTTGACGGCGGAGCGGCGTGATGCCGGCCGTTCCGTGCTCATTATCAGTCATTTCGTCGCCGACGAGGGGCGATTCGACCGTATCGTGGAGCTGCGGGACGGTCGTGCGGTCGAGCGATGA
- a CDS encoding ABC transporter permease, whose protein sequence is MKATLLTRRYLLEYARRPLNLVLLLLVPLVFVVLVSGALGDFAKVIGGVGDPGLLAAPSAGWAAGFLAGVAGFFHVLGSRNADRRLASAGFGPRRIVTARLISGVILALLAAASALVALAARTGLADPVRAIAGSVMFAVIYLAIGVAVGSVIRNEVNGSLVVIFVWMLDVFLGPAMAGGDVWVTRLFPTHFVTLLMLDAPSGHAGSIGDVGWALLWTVGALLLAAVLLASATKTHPLHWYRGARWASVRRAWEGLRYGMREYRRNIAMWVLLAVLPVFFISLSFVITPDQPAPVELSEGGVTTARLISMTDLHGAIMVPITIAFLAGLAGLFVIQASSEADRRLVIAGFRTREILVARLGVIGLAGLIATGVSLAITAIDFTPGSWMGFTVGNVLVAVTYGLVGVLIGSLFGRLGGLYLMFLLPFIDVGLAQNVMFSAVPPAWGAFLPARGAMRVLVNAAFTPSFDQIGNLLLALGWVVALGLVAALVLRRTAGVQST, encoded by the coding sequence ATGAAGGCGACACTGCTTACCCGCCGGTATCTGCTCGAGTATGCGCGCAGACCGTTGAATCTCGTCCTGCTGCTTCTTGTTCCTCTCGTGTTCGTCGTGCTGGTCTCGGGTGCGCTCGGCGATTTCGCCAAGGTGATTGGTGGGGTTGGCGATCCTGGCCTGTTGGCAGCTCCGAGTGCCGGATGGGCGGCCGGGTTCCTTGCCGGCGTCGCCGGTTTCTTTCATGTGCTCGGCTCTCGAAATGCCGACCGGCGGCTGGCTTCGGCGGGGTTCGGTCCTCGCCGTATCGTGACCGCTCGTCTCATCTCTGGTGTGATTCTGGCGCTCCTGGCTGCCGCATCGGCGCTCGTGGCGCTAGCGGCGCGTACCGGTCTGGCGGATCCGGTGCGAGCGATCGCGGGTTCGGTCATGTTCGCCGTCATCTACCTTGCCATCGGTGTGGCGGTCGGCTCGGTGATTCGCAACGAGGTCAACGGGTCGTTGGTCGTGATCTTCGTTTGGATGCTCGACGTGTTCCTCGGTCCGGCCATGGCCGGCGGCGACGTGTGGGTCACCCGTCTGTTCCCCACGCATTTCGTGACGTTGCTCATGCTCGACGCCCCATCCGGGCATGCGGGGTCGATCGGCGATGTGGGCTGGGCGTTGCTGTGGACTGTCGGCGCTCTGTTGCTGGCGGCCGTGTTGCTTGCATCCGCGACGAAGACACATCCTTTACACTGGTACCGTGGCGCACGTTGGGCGTCGGTCCGTCGGGCCTGGGAGGGTCTGCGCTACGGGATGCGCGAGTACCGACGCAACATCGCCATGTGGGTGCTGCTGGCGGTGCTGCCGGTCTTCTTCATCTCTCTCAGTTTCGTCATCACTCCCGATCAGCCTGCTCCTGTGGAGTTGTCCGAGGGAGGCGTGACCACGGCCCGGTTGATCTCCATGACGGACCTCCACGGCGCGATCATGGTCCCGATCACCATCGCATTCTTGGCAGGGTTGGCCGGGCTGTTCGTGATACAGGCGTCTTCGGAGGCTGATCGCCGGCTGGTGATCGCCGGGTTCCGAACCCGCGAGATCTTGGTGGCGCGGCTCGGAGTCATCGGTCTCGCCGGTCTGATCGCGACCGGGGTGTCCCTGGCGATCACGGCGATCGACTTCACACCAGGCTCCTGGATGGGGTTTACCGTCGGTAACGTGCTGGTAGCGGTGACGTACGGGCTGGTGGGGGTGTTGATCGGTTCACTGTTTGGGCGACTTGGAGGTCTCTATCTGATGTTCCTCCTGCCCTTCATCGATGTTGGCCTCGCACAGAACGTCATGTTCTCCGCCGTTCCTCCTGCCTGGGGTGCGTTCCTGCCGGCACGGGGCGCGATGCGCGTGCTCGTCAACGCGGCATTTACGCCGAGCTTCGACCAGATCGGCAATCTGCTGCTCGCTCTCGGCTGGGTGGTAGCCCTCGGATTGGTGGCTGCCCTGGTGTTGCGCCGCACGGCCGGGGTCCAGAGCACCTGA
- a CDS encoding Rieske 2Fe-2S domain-containing protein gives MSKINRRELLTRAWKWGFGLVSVAGIWTTWDIFKPSKTGGFGEIVNAGPANGVPTDNVTEVNAMRGYLTTDKGETVALWWKCPHLGCRVPWCDSSGEFECPCHGSKFNRVGEWREGPAPRGLDRFAVEIVDGAVVVDTASVITGPPHGPETIDEPLRGPKCEGTENA, from the coding sequence ATGAGCAAGATCAACCGGAGAGAGCTGCTGACGAGGGCCTGGAAGTGGGGATTCGGGCTGGTGAGTGTTGCGGGCATCTGGACGACCTGGGACATCTTCAAGCCGTCGAAAACCGGCGGGTTCGGCGAGATAGTGAATGCGGGGCCGGCCAACGGCGTGCCGACGGACAACGTCACCGAAGTGAACGCCATGCGCGGATACCTCACCACCGACAAAGGTGAGACCGTGGCACTCTGGTGGAAGTGCCCGCACCTTGGATGCAGGGTGCCGTGGTGTGATTCTTCGGGTGAGTTCGAATGCCCGTGTCATGGCTCGAAGTTCAACCGGGTCGGAGAGTGGCGAGAAGGCCCCGCCCCACGAGGCCTGGATCGCTTCGCGGTCGAGATCGTCGACGGGGCCGTCGTGGTGGACACCGCGTCCGTGATCACGGGGCCTCCTCATGGCCCAGAGACGATCGATGAACCACTGCGAGGCCCGAAATGCGAGGGGACGGAGAATGCTTGA
- a CDS encoding heavy metal-responsive transcriptional regulator: MTIGELARHAGVSTKAVRYYEDIGLLPAPHRAPNGYRMYDTGSVDRLLFIKDAQATGLTLTEIASILDLRDRGETTCHHVLELLERHMHDLDAHIKALKKTRRQLAILAEQARSLDPSTCTDPNRCQTIIHHESVRGAAAARHVHKRPTPHSHGK; this comes from the coding sequence ATGACCATCGGAGAACTCGCCCGGCATGCCGGAGTCTCGACCAAGGCAGTTCGGTACTACGAAGACATAGGTCTCCTGCCGGCTCCTCACCGGGCTCCCAACGGATACCGTATGTACGACACAGGCTCCGTCGACCGACTGTTGTTCATCAAGGATGCCCAGGCCACCGGCCTGACGCTCACGGAGATCGCTTCGATTCTCGATCTTCGTGACAGAGGTGAAACGACCTGTCACCACGTGCTCGAACTGCTCGAGCGCCACATGCACGACCTGGATGCGCACATCAAAGCCTTGAAGAAGACCCGACGACAACTCGCCATTCTGGCGGAGCAGGCTCGTAGCCTCGATCCGTCGACCTGCACCGACCCCAATCGCTGTCAGACCATCATTCATCACGAGTCGGTCAGAGGTGCTGCGGCCGCCCGGCATGTCCACAAGCGGCCGACCCCTCACTCCCACGGGAAGTAA
- a CDS encoding BlaI/MecI/CopY family transcriptional regulator, with protein MAREPILENAVMLMLWREEGPLTPRQVKARLDETHPVAYTTAMTVLMRLWKKGLLRRYRVGRAYAYAPTVGQAQHAAQRMEGILRGVNERAVALGRFVEQLSASDREELMRILSADE; from the coding sequence ATGGCCAGAGAACCCATTCTCGAGAATGCCGTGATGCTGATGCTTTGGCGGGAGGAAGGTCCTCTGACGCCGCGTCAAGTGAAGGCTCGGCTCGATGAGACCCATCCGGTGGCATACACGACGGCGATGACTGTTCTGATGCGACTGTGGAAGAAGGGCCTTCTGCGGCGCTATCGCGTGGGTCGAGCGTACGCGTACGCGCCGACCGTGGGACAGGCCCAGCATGCGGCTCAGCGTATGGAAGGGATCCTCAGAGGAGTGAACGAACGGGCGGTCGCGTTGGGCCGGTTCGTGGAGCAGCTTTCGGCGTCGGACCGGGAGGAGCTGATGCGGATCCTGAGCGCCGATGAGTGA
- a CDS encoding M48 family metalloprotease produces the protein MSEILLVASLVLLGTPFLLSRFGHRIAAAERTRLMAVSLAGGLVFLELDLVLTALPTVLRSFRLTGLASACERLVGHVLGGGPIVGWVVFAMALLLPVSAIVTSLRCRTRYRRLRADPWVGTHRPYGEHELVVLPSAEMVAISVPGRPGQVILSEGLLDTLAPAELDAVLRHEGAHLDLRHSRYLLLAAVVQCAVGWLPTVRGSVGSLRLSVEEWADAVAVRDLGTSRPVADALRSLVFASLFPHAASFSAAETIGERLEALEHGEPRKAPLARLAAYSLIALLWLGAGGSVATWLTHARGLVGMTPYCPL, from the coding sequence ATGAGTGAGATCCTGTTGGTCGCTTCCCTCGTGCTGCTCGGCACACCGTTTCTGCTGAGCCGTTTCGGGCATCGTATCGCCGCAGCCGAGCGCACACGGCTGATGGCCGTATCGCTCGCCGGTGGACTGGTGTTCCTCGAGCTCGATCTCGTGTTGACGGCCTTGCCGACCGTCCTGCGCTCATTTCGCCTGACAGGTCTCGCCTCTGCGTGTGAACGACTTGTCGGACACGTGTTGGGTGGGGGGCCGATTGTGGGATGGGTCGTGTTCGCCATGGCTCTGCTCCTGCCGGTATCGGCAATCGTGACGAGCCTGAGATGTCGAACGCGGTATCGTCGTCTGCGTGCCGATCCGTGGGTCGGGACACATCGGCCATATGGCGAGCATGAGCTGGTCGTGCTGCCTTCGGCGGAGATGGTCGCGATCAGTGTTCCCGGCCGGCCCGGGCAGGTGATTCTCTCGGAAGGTCTGCTCGATACTCTGGCACCGGCAGAGCTGGATGCGGTGCTGCGGCACGAGGGGGCACACCTCGATCTTCGACACTCGAGGTATCTTCTGCTCGCCGCCGTCGTGCAGTGCGCCGTGGGATGGCTTCCGACGGTCCGGGGGAGCGTGGGCAGCCTCAGGCTGTCGGTGGAGGAGTGGGCCGATGCGGTCGCAGTTCGAGATCTGGGCACCAGCAGACCCGTCGCAGATGCTTTGCGCTCGTTGGTCTTTGCCTCGCTCTTTCCACACGCGGCTTCGTTCTCTGCCGCCGAGACGATTGGTGAACGTCTCGAGGCCCTCGAGCACGGTGAGCCTCGGAAGGCCCCCCTGGCTCGCCTGGCCGCCTATTCGCTGATAGCGCTGCTGTGGCTGGGGGCAGGCGGATCCGTAGCGACATGGTTGACACATGCCCGTGGATTGGTCGGCATGACGCCGTACTGTCCTCTTTGA
- a CDS encoding transposase: MDEKRFLNAPSTYCTTSTTQIVDLVDRHRLLDVIEGRSRDALDAGLTGRGDCQCGRVRIATLDPAAGYRKTWSIASASPP, from the coding sequence GTGGATGAGAAACGCTTCCTCAACGCCCCGTCTACCTATTGCACAACGTCTACGACCCAGATCGTCGACCTGGTGGATCGTCACCGCCTGTTGGATGTGATCGAAGGCCGTTCCCGTGACGCACTGGACGCCGGGCTCACCGGACGGGGAGACTGCCAGTGTGGTCGTGTCCGCATCGCCACTTTGGACCCGGCAGCCGGATACCGCAAAACCTGGTCGATTGCCTCGGCGTCGCCACCCTGA